A single window of Nicotiana sylvestris chromosome 5, ASM39365v2, whole genome shotgun sequence DNA harbors:
- the LOC104239861 gene encoding vesicle-associated protein 1-2-like isoform X1, producing the protein MTSEELLIIDPLDLQFPFELKKSISSSFELINKTDNHVAFKVKTTNPRKYTVRPNSGIVLPQSRSNVTVTMQPQTELPPDMQCKDKFLVQSVITNPGSTPKDINPDMFNKSGGNHVEECKLKVVYVSPPRKPSPVPEDSEEGTSPGASETDLQEHSESQDNSTKARELILRLMQERDSIIQQNAKLNRELELLRHGRQEHRTGVPLSYILVVGLLGILLGYIVRNF; encoded by the exons ATGACAAGTGAAGAACTTCTAATTATCGATCCTTTAGACCTCCAATTTCCAT TCGAGCTCAAGAAGTCAATTTCGAGCTCTTTTGAACTGATCAATAAGACTGATAATCACGTTGCTTTCAAG GTAAAGACAACCAATCCCAGGAAGTATACTGTCAGGCCGAACAGTGGAATTGTTCTCCCACAATCAAGATCCAACGTTACTG TTACGATGCAACCGCAAACAGAGTTGCCTCCGGATATGCAATGCAAAGACAAGTTTCTTGTACAGAGTGTGATTACGAACCCTGGGTCTACCCCGAAAGATATTAACCCAGACATG TTCAACAAGTCCGGAGGAAATCATGTTGAGGAATGCAAACTAAAAGTTGTTTATGTTTCACCACCAAGAAAGCCATCGCCAGTCCCTGAAGATTCTGAGGAAGGGACTTCACCAGGAGCTTCTGAAACT GATTTACAAGAACACAGTGAGTCTCAGGATAACTCCACTAAG GCCAGAGAACTAATTTTGAGGTTGATGCAAGAGAGAGATTCCATTATTCAACAAAATGCCAAGCTCAACCGAGAACTG GAGCTTCTGAGGCATGGACGTCAAGAACATCGTACTGGAGTTCCACTTTCGTACATCTTGGTGGTTGGCTTGCTTGGCATCCTTTTGGGGTACATTGTCAGAAACTTTTGA
- the LOC104239861 gene encoding vesicle-associated protein 1-1-like isoform X2 — MTSEELLIIDPLDLQFPFELKKSISSSFELINKTDNHVAFKVKTTNPRKYTVRPNSGIVLPQSRSNVTVTMQPQTELPPDMQCKDKFLVQSVITNPGSTPKDINPDMFNKSGGNHVEECKLKVVYVSPPRKPSPVPEDSEEGTSPGASETARELILRLMQERDSIIQQNAKLNRELELLRHGRQEHRTGVPLSYILVVGLLGILLGYIVRNF; from the exons ATGACAAGTGAAGAACTTCTAATTATCGATCCTTTAGACCTCCAATTTCCAT TCGAGCTCAAGAAGTCAATTTCGAGCTCTTTTGAACTGATCAATAAGACTGATAATCACGTTGCTTTCAAG GTAAAGACAACCAATCCCAGGAAGTATACTGTCAGGCCGAACAGTGGAATTGTTCTCCCACAATCAAGATCCAACGTTACTG TTACGATGCAACCGCAAACAGAGTTGCCTCCGGATATGCAATGCAAAGACAAGTTTCTTGTACAGAGTGTGATTACGAACCCTGGGTCTACCCCGAAAGATATTAACCCAGACATG TTCAACAAGTCCGGAGGAAATCATGTTGAGGAATGCAAACTAAAAGTTGTTTATGTTTCACCACCAAGAAAGCCATCGCCAGTCCCTGAAGATTCTGAGGAAGGGACTTCACCAGGAGCTTCTGAAACT GCCAGAGAACTAATTTTGAGGTTGATGCAAGAGAGAGATTCCATTATTCAACAAAATGCCAAGCTCAACCGAGAACTG GAGCTTCTGAGGCATGGACGTCAAGAACATCGTACTGGAGTTCCACTTTCGTACATCTTGGTGGTTGGCTTGCTTGGCATCCTTTTGGGGTACATTGTCAGAAACTTTTGA
- the LOC138868977 gene encoding uncharacterized protein, whose product MDFFKNERPEVAKELLKKAANGGHLGALYVIGIIMIFMGGDVKEKGVMLIAGMKEREPLRTIAKDCRKSLVEILKTIWVKNPQVLGQRPTRCTIQHQRSRTNGWPSIDSDDEDADFHCDACTCDVEIAHVITALPASIT is encoded by the coding sequence ATGGACTTCTTTAAAAACGAAAGGCCAGAAGTTGCTAAGGAACTTCTGAAGAAAGCAGCAAATGGAGGGCACCTCGGAGCATTGTATGTGATTGGTATAATAATGATATTTATGGGTGGTGACGTTAAGGAAAAAGGAGTAATGTTGATCGCCGGGATGAAAGAAAGAGAGCCACTACGAACAATAGCAAAGGATTGCCGGAAGAGTTTAGTAGAAATATTGAAAACTATTTGGGTGAAAAATCCTCAAGTCTTGGGACAAAGACCCACTCGTTGCACTATCCAACATCAACGCAGTCGCACCAATGGGTGGCCTTCCATTGACAGTGACGATGAAGATGCTGATTTTCATTGTGATGCTTGCACTTGTGATGTAGAAATTGCGCATGTCATTACTGCTTTGCCTGCGTCTATTACTTGA